The following proteins come from a genomic window of Sulfurimonas sp. C5:
- a CDS encoding iron-sulfur cluster assembly scaffold protein, translated as MAKASLVSGSIWDEYSNIVVDRMNNPQHQGHITEEEAEAMNATLIVADFGAESCGDAVRLYWAVENGTDKIVASKFKSFGCGTAIASSDIMTELCMGKTVDEAVKITNIDVEKAMRDTPDVPAVPPQKMHCSVMAYDVIKKAAATYKGVDAESFEEEFIICECARVSQDTLVDVIKINDLKTIEEIIDFTKAGGFCKSCIKAGGHEAKDIYLEDLLKETREEMERERLTTMANAPKEDKADFASMSMVQKTRAIDAVVEEYVRPMLIMDGGDMELVDIKEENGNFDVYIKYLGACSTCSTGSTGTLYAIESTLKQNLDDRIRVITL; from the coding sequence GTTTAGTAAGCGGTTCAATTTGGGATGAGTACAGTAACATTGTTGTTGATAGAATGAATAATCCTCAACATCAAGGGCATATTACTGAAGAGGAAGCTGAAGCTATGAATGCAACATTAATTGTTGCAGACTTTGGAGCTGAAAGTTGTGGTGATGCTGTTCGTCTATACTGGGCGGTTGAAAACGGTACTGACAAAATTGTAGCAAGTAAATTCAAAAGTTTTGGATGTGGTACTGCCATTGCAAGTTCTGACATTATGACAGAATTGTGTATGGGAAAAACTGTTGATGAAGCAGTAAAGATCACAAATATTGATGTTGAAAAAGCGATGCGTGATACTCCTGATGTTCCTGCAGTTCCACCGCAAAAGATGCACTGTTCGGTTATGGCATACGATGTTATCAAAAAAGCGGCAGCTACATATAAAGGTGTAGATGCAGAGAGTTTTGAAGAGGAATTTATTATTTGTGAATGTGCTCGTGTATCTCAGGACACACTTGTAGACGTTATCAAGATAAATGACCTTAAAACTATTGAGGAGATCATTGATTTTACAAAAGCGGGCGGTTTTTGTAAGTCATGTATAAAAGCTGGCGGACATGAAGCAAAAGATATATATTTAGAAGACTTACTGAAAGAAACACGTGAAGAGATGGAACGTGAACGTCTTACAACAATGGCAAATGCTCCAAAAGAGGATAAAGCAGATTTTGCATCTATGAGTATGGTACAAAAAACTCGTGCAATCGATGCAGTGGTTGAAGAGTATGTTCGTCCAATGCTTATCATGGACGGTGGAGATATGGAACTTGTAGATATTAAAGAGGAAAATGGAAACTTTGATGTGTACATTAAATATCTTGGAGCTTGTTCAACTTGTTCAACGGGAAGTACGGGTACATTATATGCTATCGAGAGTACGTTAAAACAAAACCTTGATGATAGAATCAGAGTAATTACACTCTAA